CCGCCAGTGATCTCTAAGGGTTTTGGAGCGCGACTGTCGGTGCTTGAGGACGGAGCGTTCCAGGGCGGCGCAAAGGCGCGCTGAACGGGCGGCGTCCGGTATCATCATCTTCAATCCTGCAATCAACGCGGACCACTGAGCGGGGCTGGTCGAATGTCGTTTGTTGTATTTGCACTCGTCATCGCCTTCATTCTTTGGCAGCGGCTGGGCAAGAGCAGGCGCCCGGCAAGAGCCTTGCAAGCCGAGGCCAGCGGCCCCGCTTCGCCGTTGCTGGACCTTGCCGGCGACGCTCAGGGTGAGGCAATACGAGCCGACCTTGCAGGACTGGTCTCGAACTTCCTTGGCCAGAACGGCCAGGAGCTGATCGGGCAGGCTGTCAGCCGCGCCATTCGAGAGTCCACGGTCGGGACAGGTGTCGGCCTCGATTCCGCCGGGGCGATGGAGCCTGTCAGGAAGGCGGTTGCGCCAACGAGGACGGCATCGCCGGCGCGCGACAAGCGGCGGGCCAAGTACCTGCTCGATGGTGACGCCGGCCACCGCCAGCGCACCGACCGGACCGCCCGGCTTCAGCAATCATTCAGGGGCAAGGGCCTCTGTTCGCCGCGCTAGGCGCGCCGCGAGGATCTGGGCACGCGCAGGGCGTGCCGGCACAACGGAGGGGAATTCGAAATGGCGATCACCAGGCAGGTAATCACGTCGCTGCAGCGCGATGGCACGGACGCGCTCGGCACCCGGACCGTGGCGATGAAGATCGTCGACGAGAGCATCGTTTCCGGCTCGCTGCTGACCGTCGAAAGCAACCATTTCTGCATCCTGAAATCGCGCGGCGCGGTGCTCAACGTCTACGAGACCGGCCAATATCAGCTCCAGACTCCGGACAAGCCGCTGGTCGGATCGGTCGTCCAGGGTTTCTTCGGCGGATCGTCGCCCTGGGTCTACGAGGTCATCTACATCAACCGTTCCAAGCTTCTGGTGCGCAATGAGGGCATCGCGACCAGCGCCGAGATGGCGGAGATGTCCTATGTCGTCGACTACTACATCCACATCGACAGCAAGCAGGAAGCGCTCGATCTCATCACCCACATGCCTTTCGCGGGCGCGGTGATCGATACGAAGGAAATCGCCGACTATGCCGGACCCGCCATCGAGCAGGCGATCAACCAGATCATCCAGGTCACCAAGATGGAGAACATCAACGAACGGATCAGCGATGTCCGCGAGGCGGTGAAGCTGCACCTCACCGATTTCCTCAAGGTCTACGGCATCATGCTCAACGACCTCAAGGTCCTGATCATGCCGCGCGACGAGCGCATGCGCGAACTGATCTCGCTGCAGGCGATCGGCTTGAGCCCGATCGAGGCGGTGCGCTATTATCTGGCGTTGCGCATGGCGGACAAAGGCCTGGTTTCCGCACCCAACGCCGCCGCCGGCGTGCCCTTCAATATTGGCGGCCAGCCCACGGGCTTCTATCCGCTCGGCGATGAGGTGGGCGCGACAAGATGAGCCGCTTCTACGAGGTCGGACCGCTCGCCAAGGTTGGGATCAACCTGTTCTACGGCTATGGCTACAATTTCTACCGCCAGGAAAACCAGCTCCGCGCGGACGACCAGCGGGTGCGCCAGATGGCGTCCTCGCTGCTGGCGCGCGCCCGGGCGGCCGTCGACGAGGCCGAGGCCCGGTACCGCCGCGAGAACATCCAGCCGCCTTCGCGGGCCAATCCCTTCCCCGATTCCGGCATCGTCGCCAACGCCCAGGCGCTCGAGCGGCTGGGCCGCGAGGTCGGCGCGCTCGAAGGGCAGATCCGCCATCAGCCGGTGCCGGAGAATGACCGCATGACCCAGCGCTACCGGTTGGAAGCCGCAACGCTCGCCGCCCTGGCGGAGAAGGACGCAGTGCTCGTCGGCCAGGCCGACCTCTTGCGATCGATCGTCGAAGGAGCTGCCGGCAATGCGATCCTGGCCAACCGGCGCGAGATCGAGGACGGCATCGCCGCCATCACGGCGACGTTGCGCGACCGACAATCGTTCCTGTCGTGAGGTAGGGAAACCGCCCCTACCTCAGCGAAATGCTCATCCCGCTGAGATCGGCGTTGACCTGCAGCCCGACCTGCCTGCCTGTGAGTTGAAGCTCGGCGCCCTTGTCATTGGTCATGACGATCACCTGGGCGCCTCTGCCGACCGCGCCGCCGCCGCCCGCCGCGCCGTAGACCCCGGCCACGTCGCGGGCGCGCCTGATGTGGCGCACGGTGCCCTGGAAATAGGTCTTGGACACGCCGAAGGCGAGACCGCCCGAGACACCGCCGATCGAGATGGGATAGCGGCGGCCATGGAAGGTCAGCGTGCCTTCGCCTCCGGAGCCACCGACGAAGAAGGCCGCCTTGTAGACGGAGAAGCGGATGGTGCCGCTGTCGGCATGCGCGGCGCTGGCAAAGCCCACGCCCGCAACGGCTATCGCGGCAACCGCGACGGAACGAACCCTGGACGAAATGTTCATGATGAAGCTCCTCAAGATCGCCGCTTATCCAGTCGGCCGGCACGTCAGCATCAAAGTCAAGGCTAAACAGTCTGGCCCGCCATTGGTTCCAGCAAGCGCCCAAATCCGGCTTTGGCCCGAACCCGGCTTGGGAAGGCCGCCGCGAAACAAGGCGGCCTGACCATTTGGCCTGCAAAATGCCAAGCTGGCGACGCTTCCCGAGCCAGTCAGGGACCGTCAGCAGCCCCCGGCCAATGCCCGCGGCCGATCGAGGGCTGGCCACGCTGGCTGGCGCCGCCCGGGACGAGGGCGCGCCCGGTTCAACGGCGTCGAAGGACCAGGAGATAGAAAGCTCCGAACACGCAGACGATCGCGATGTTCACGGCCAGCCGCTCCCAGAACCGGCCTCTGAGGAACAGAAAATCGGCCCCGACGATGATCACCACCATGCCCAGGACGTAAAGCGCGACTGCTACACGGCTCATTGCTGCGCGGCCTCCCTTTCCCGGCCGCTGAACCAGATAGCGCGCTCGGAAGGCTCCGCAACGGTCCGGCTTGCTGCCCGGCAACCCCACCGCGCCTCCCGTGGCCCCTAGGAATGGCGCGTCGCCTGCCTTTATTCGAGAAATGCACCGTAAACCGCTGAAATCCTTAACACGATTTTCATTCCACTGCCCTAACACCATGCAATGGCAAGGCATGACGAGCGGTGGTTTGCTGGCCCCACTCCCCAAGGGCAAAGCGAAGCCGTGGCAACGGGGATCCTCCGCGATCAGTTCGCTGATCTGAGGAAAGGGATCTTCATTTCCATGCCTGTCGGCATTGTGCTGTCGGCCCTGATCCTGGCTGTGCAGATGCTTTCCGGCGGCGGTCTGGCGGCGGTGCTGTGGTTTGCGGCGATCAGCATCATCAATTGCGCGCGCCTGGCGCTTGCCGCCGCCCAGCCGGACATTTCCGGGAGCGGGCCGAGGCCGGTCAGCGCCCGGCTTGCCCTCTACGGCGCATTGGCTCTGGTGTCCGGCATTGCCTGGTCCTTGCTGGCTGTGCTGGCGCACGGCTACACCACGCCCCAGGCGCCGCTCTATCTGATCGTGCTTGCGGGCCTGTCGGCCGGCTCGGTCACCTACTCGGCGTCATACGCACCGGCCGCGCTCAATTTCATGACGCTGCCGCTTTTGGCCGCCGCCGGATGCGTGCTGGCCAAAGGCGGCATCGAGAACGACATCCTGGCGTTCACCGTCCTGCTTTTCCTCGCCGGAATGGTCAGAAGCGCGCTGATCGGACAGGCCCGCTTCCGCGAGACCAGCCGCCTCAAATACGAGGCGAGGGAATTCGCCGCCGAGATGGAGCGCAATTCCAGGCGCGATCCGCTGACGAATTTGCTCAACCGGTATGGGCTCGAACAGGCGATCGGCCGGCTGGGGCTTTCCGATGGTCCGTTCGTGGCCATGCTGATTGACCTCGACGGCTTCAAATCTGTCAACGACACCTATGGCCACAACATCGGCGACGATCTGCTGGTCAAGGTCGCGCGCCGCATTGAGACCCATGCCCCGCAAGGCGCCACGATCGCGCGCATCGGCGGCGACGAATTCGTGCTGCTCTTCCCCGCCTGCCAATCCGCGCCCGCGACCGACGCGCTTGCCTCGACGCTCATCGCGGCGATCGCGCAACCGGATCCGGCGTTGAACTCGGTGCGTGTCGGCGCCTCGATCGGCATCTATGTCTCGGACAGGCCGCGATTGACGGAGATGCTGCTCAGGGCCGATTTCGCCCTCTACGCGGCCAAGCGCAAGGGCCGGAACGAACACTGTCTCTTCGATGCCGGGCTCGACCACGCGCTCGAACGCAAGCACCACATCGAGCGCGACCTGCGCGGCGCCTGCGAGGCCGGCGCGCTCTGCTCATGGTTCCAGCCGCTGGTGCGCCTCGACACCAATGCCGTCGTCGGGTTCGAAGCGCTGCTGCGGTGGCGGCACCCGATCCACGGGCCGATTTCCCCGCCCGAGATCGTCACCGCGGCGCGCGAAACCGGCCTGCTGCCGCTGCTGACGGAAACGGTGTTCCGCAATTGCTGCGCCATGATCGAGGCGCTGGTGAAAACCGGCCGCCGCGATGTCCGCGTCGCCATGAACCTGTCGCCGCGCGAGCTTGAGGCCGGCAATGTCGACGACATGATCCTGGACCTGTTGAAGGCGAGGAACGTGCCGGCGGCGATGCTGGAGATCGAGATCACCGAGGAAGCGCCGGTCGATCGCGACAGGGTCGACGAAAAGGTCGGGCGCCTCGCCGACGCCGGCATATCGATCGTGCTCGACGATTTCGGCACCGGCTTTTCGACCCTGGTCGCGCTGAAGGACAGCCGGATCCGCAAGATCAAGATCGACAAGCATTTCGTGCGCAACCTCGCCAAGTCGGTCGAGGATCAGGCCCTGGTCAAGACGGTCATCGATCTCGGCCGCGCGCTGGGCATAGAGGTCATGGCCGAGGGCGTCGAGACGGACGCCGACCGCCTGATCCTGCGCTCGCTCGACTGCATGGTGGCGCAAGGCTTCCTCTTCTCGCCGGCCCTGCCCGCGCCCGAGGCGCTGGCCTTCCAGGCAGCCCGCTCCAGCAATTCGCTCGCTGAAGCCCTCCTCGATCCAGCCTCCCGCCGCAAGCCCCAAAGCGGCAGCGCGGCCTGAGTGGCGGCGGATACGGCTGGGCTGCTCCGCGCCCGCGCTTCGACGGCGGCAACATGGCTTGCGAGCCGGCGTTTCGTCGTCCTCACAAAGTCATGGCTATGGCAAAATGGATTCTTGCGAAGGGGACCCCCACCCTAACCCTCCCCACAAAGGGGAGGGAAGCTGCCGCGCGCACCGTCGCTTCCGCCCTGGCTCAAAAAAGAAACATGCTCAATTTGCGAGGATCAGCGTCGACGGAAGTCCCCCTCCCCCTTGTGGGGGTCCGAAGGACGGGCGAGACCCGTGGCTCGCCCCCGCAAGTTAGGGCTGGGGGTACTCGTAAGGCAAAAGCAGCGGCCATAGGCGATTGCCTGCCCACAAAGTGGGAAAGCCCGCCAAAGCCGGGACGGAGAGAAAGCGCCCCACCCTATGCGGTTGCCACCCGCTTGCTAGTTTGCAGCCCCGCATTGGAAAATGACCGCATGAACACTCAAATAGAAGCCGAGACCCTGCCCTATCTGTCTTCGGCGTATCTCGATCGCCTGGCGATCTCGACGTCCGAAATCGTCGACGAGATCGAACGCCAGATCGCCGGCCAGAGGCGCGGCGAAGTCTGGTGCGCGCCGAAGGCGGTCGTGCTGCCGGGCGATGACCGCTACATCATGGCGACGCTCGGCGTCGCCTCCACGCCGCCCGTGCTGGCCACCAAGTCGCTGGTCGTCAACCCCCGCAATGCCGGGCGCGGCCTCCCCACGATCAACGCGCTGATCACGCTGCTCGACGCCGAGACCGGCCTGCCGCTTGCCCTGGTCGACGGCAATTGGGTGACGGCGAAACGCACGGCCGCCTTGAGCGCCGTCGCCGCCAGGCGCATGGCGGCAAGCGACGCGTCATCCATCGCCTTCATCGGCTGCGGCGTGCAGGCGCGCGGCCACCTCGAAGCCTTTGCCGACCTCTTCCCCTTGCGCCAAATCCGCGCCTTCGGCCGAGGCACCGCCAACCGCGACGCGCTCTGCCAAATGGCGCAATCGCGCGGGCTGCAGGCAGTGCCATGCGACACGGCAAGGGCCGCGATCGAAGGCGCCGACATGGTGGTGACGACGGTGCCCCTGGTGCCCAAACCCGCCCCCTTCCTCGACGCCAACTGGCTGAAGCCGGGCAGCTTCACCGTGATGACCGACCAGGCCCTGCCCTGGCTCCCCGAAACCATGCCCCGCTTCGACCGCATCATCGTCGACGACCTGGAGCAGGAGAGAAATATGGCCAAACCGATGGTCGACGCCGCGCTGGTCGCCGGGGACCTGACGGGGCTGGTGTGCGGGGATTTTGCGGGGAGGCAGAACGCGGGCGAGACGACGGCGTTTGTTTTTCGAGGGTTGGCTGTGGGGGATCTTGCGGTGGCGGGGTTGGTGTATGAGAGGGCGGGGGCGGTTGGGGTGGTTGGGGCGTAAAGCGAGCAGCCGAGGCCAACTGTCTGCTTGGGGCCCGACAGCCGACGGTCCGCTGCCGGGACACCCGAGGCGAAAAGCGGATATCAGTAGCGGCGACACGCAGAAAATG
The genomic region above belongs to Mesorhizobium sp. B4-1-4 and contains:
- a CDS encoding SPFH domain-containing protein yields the protein MAITRQVITSLQRDGTDALGTRTVAMKIVDESIVSGSLLTVESNHFCILKSRGAVLNVYETGQYQLQTPDKPLVGSVVQGFFGGSSPWVYEVIYINRSKLLVRNEGIATSAEMAEMSYVVDYYIHIDSKQEALDLITHMPFAGAVIDTKEIADYAGPAIEQAINQIIQVTKMENINERISDVREAVKLHLTDFLKVYGIMLNDLKVLIMPRDERMRELISLQAIGLSPIEAVRYYLALRMADKGLVSAPNAAAGVPFNIGGQPTGFYPLGDEVGATR
- a CDS encoding ornithine cyclodeaminase family protein, producing MNTQIEAETLPYLSSAYLDRLAISTSEIVDEIERQIAGQRRGEVWCAPKAVVLPGDDRYIMATLGVASTPPVLATKSLVVNPRNAGRGLPTINALITLLDAETGLPLALVDGNWVTAKRTAALSAVAARRMAASDASSIAFIGCGVQARGHLEAFADLFPLRQIRAFGRGTANRDALCQMAQSRGLQAVPCDTARAAIEGADMVVTTVPLVPKPAPFLDANWLKPGSFTVMTDQALPWLPETMPRFDRIIVDDLEQERNMAKPMVDAALVAGDLTGLVCGDFAGRQNAGETTAFVFRGLAVGDLAVAGLVYERAGAVGVVGA
- a CDS encoding putative bifunctional diguanylate cyclase/phosphodiesterase — its product is MPVGIVLSALILAVQMLSGGGLAAVLWFAAISIINCARLALAAAQPDISGSGPRPVSARLALYGALALVSGIAWSLLAVLAHGYTTPQAPLYLIVLAGLSAGSVTYSASYAPAALNFMTLPLLAAAGCVLAKGGIENDILAFTVLLFLAGMVRSALIGQARFRETSRLKYEAREFAAEMERNSRRDPLTNLLNRYGLEQAIGRLGLSDGPFVAMLIDLDGFKSVNDTYGHNIGDDLLVKVARRIETHAPQGATIARIGGDEFVLLFPACQSAPATDALASTLIAAIAQPDPALNSVRVGASIGIYVSDRPRLTEMLLRADFALYAAKRKGRNEHCLFDAGLDHALERKHHIERDLRGACEAGALCSWFQPLVRLDTNAVVGFEALLRWRHPIHGPISPPEIVTAARETGLLPLLTETVFRNCCAMIEALVKTGRRDVRVAMNLSPRELEAGNVDDMILDLLKARNVPAAMLEIEITEEAPVDRDRVDEKVGRLADAGISIVLDDFGTGFSTLVALKDSRIRKIKIDKHFVRNLAKSVEDQALVKTVIDLGRALGIEVMAEGVETDADRLILRSLDCMVAQGFLFSPALPAPEALAFQAARSSNSLAEALLDPASRRKPQSGSAA